From Oncorhynchus keta strain PuntledgeMale-10-30-2019 chromosome 8, Oket_V2, whole genome shotgun sequence:
tggatgatccagaagaagattgggagaatgtcatatggtcagatgtaaccaaaatataactttttggtaaaaactcaactcgtcgtgtttggaggacaaagaattctgagttgcatccaacgaacaccatacctactgtgaagcatgggggtggaaacatcatgctttggggctgttttgctgcgaagggaccaggatgactgatccgtgtaaaggaaagaatgaatggggccatgtatcgtgagattttgagtgaaaaccttccatcagcaagggcattgaagatgaaacgtggctgggtctttcagcatgacaatgatcccaaacacaccgccatGGCAATGAcagagtggcttcgtaagaagcatttcaaggtcctggagtggcctagccagtctccagatctcaaccccatagaaaatctttggagggagttgaaagtccgtgttgcccagcaacagccccaaaaatcactgctcacgaggagatctgcatggaggaatgggccaaaataccagcaacagtatgTGAAACCCTTGTGAAGACTtgcagaaaacatttgacctctgtcattgccaacaaagtgtatataacaaagtattgagaaacttttgttattgaccaaatacttattttccaccataatttgcaaataaattcattaaaaaattctacaatgtgattttctggattttttttctcatttttgtctgtcatatttgaagtgtacctatgatgaaaattacaggtctcatctttttaagtgggagaacttgcacaattgatggctgactaaatacttttttgcccctgTGTGggtggacggacggacggacgctgtagttgtttaccaagactacattgaatgttcctgagtggcctagctccagttttgacttaaatcggcttgaaaatctgtcaagacttaaaaatgactgtcttgcaatgatcaacaaacaacttcacagagcttgaagagttaaaaaaaaaagaacatgTAAATATTGTACTATACacgtgtgcaaagctcttaggcttacccagaaagagtcacagctgtaatcattgccaaaggtgattctaacatgtattgattgactcagaggtgtgaagacttatgtaaatttgatttCTGTGCTTCATTTTCTATCGATTTTGCAGAAATGTATACAAATGTCTTCACTTTTTAATTATGGTGTGTAGAGTTTTTTTATTTATCTATATTGAATTCAGtctaaggggtatgaatactttctgaaggcacagtaagGCAACAAAAAATCTTAAGATTGCAGGAAATGACAGTTACGGGTGTTAAATAAATGCAAAAATCTCCATGCCTCGCCAGCACTACCATATTAAAAATCCTGGGGAGAACCCTGCATCATTTAGCACGGACTCATACTTCACGCGATCTACAATGCTTCAGTTCAGTGGTCACCAaactacggcccgcgggccggatacGGCCCGTCAGCACATTTGGCCCGGCCCTCTGAACAATACCAGAGACGCTATCGAATTTTTTTCCTATTTGGCCTCCAGAAAAAAAATCCTAGGCCCGGCCCTGTCAAAGAGAGAACGGAATAATGGCGAAAAGGTTAGGTAAGAGAGAAATTGATTCAGAATGCAGGGTATTTAACCTGCAGTGGACAAACGATTATTTTTTTGTTCAATGCAAAGAAAAGGCTGTTTGTCTCATCTGTCAAGAGACTGTGGCGGTATTCAAAGAATACAATCTTCGCCGACACTATGAATCCCGTCACAAAGACAAGTACGATAGCTTGCAAGGCCAAATACGAGCAGACAAACTCTCAAAGCTAAAAAGTGGACTACTATCTCAGCAGAATACATTTGTACGCCAAGCTCAGCTCAACCAGGCATCCGTTCGGGCCAGCTTTCGGGTTGCTAAACTGATAGCAAGAAGCGGTAAGCCTTTCACTGACGGAGAGTTTGTTAAGAAATGTATGGATGCTGTCGCGGAGGAGGTGTGTCCCGAGAAGAAAGATGCATTTAATGCCGTAAGTCTGTCGGCGAGTACAATCACCAGACGCGTTGAAGAAATCGGGAGTAATGTATATGCCCAGCTGCAGCAGAAGACGAAAGAATTTGACTTTTTTTCATTAGCACTGGATGAGAGCACGGACGTGCAAGACACAGCGCAACTGCTCATTTTTATTCGTGGAGTTAGCGCAAACTTTGAGATATGCGAGGAGCTGGCAGCCCTCCAAAGTCTCAAAGGGACTACAACGGGAGAGGATATTTTTGACAAAGTGTGCCAAACCATGGAGAAGTTGGACCTGGACTGGTCAAAGCTAGCTAGCATCACGACTGACGGGGCTCCTAGCATGGTGGGCGAAACTCGCGGTCTAATAGGACGCATGAACCGGGAGTTGGAAAAAAGGGGTCTCACCGCCCCGCTACTAGTCCACTGCCTAATTCACCAGCAAGCACTGTGCTGCAAAGTGTTGACGTGGGATTCTGTAATGAAGGTTGTGGTGTCGTGCATAAACTTCATCAGAGCAAAGGGACTTAAACACAGGCAGTTCCAAGAATTCCTGTCTGAACTGGAGTCTACGCACGGAGATGTGCTGTACTACACAGAGGTCCGATGGCTGAGCCGGGGCAGAGTTTTGAGGCGTTTTTACGAGCTGCTACCCGAAATTAACGCATTTCTTCATTTAAAAGACAAAACGGTCCCAGAGCTGATTGACCCAGAATGGAAATGGCACCTCGCATTTTTAACAGACGTGACAGAAATACTTAACAGCCTTAACTTGCAGCTACAAGGCGAGGGGAAACTCATTTGCGACATGTATTCACACATAAAAGCATTTGAGGTGAAATTAGCGCTGCTTTTGGAACAAGTGAAAAAGCGCAACTTCGTCCATCTTCCTGCTACCCAAAACCTGTCGACAGAGAACCCAGCGGTCCCGTTCCCAGCTGAAAAGTGCGTGGAAGCACTGGAAATGCTGAAGGCTGAGTTCGGTGTGCGATTCAGTGAACTACATGTTCATGCAAAAGAAATCCGTCTTTTTCAGAACCCCTTTGTTGCCGACATTGATGAAGCCCAGCCTTCATATCAGTTTGAGTTGGCTGAGTTACAGAACTGTGATGTTCTGAAAGACGCATTCAAGCCCAACAGTCTCATTGACTTCTATGCCGCCCTCCCAAACGACACATATCCAAACATCAAAAAACACGCAATGAAAATGTCCACAGTTTTTGGCAGCACGTATATCTGCGAGAGAACCTTTTCTCGCATGAAACTGCTGAAAACCCCGATGAGATCAAGATTGACAGATGAACATTTGCATCAGTGCTTGAGACTGGCTGTAACTAGAATGGAACCTGATATTCAACTTCTCACCAGCCAGATGCAGGCCCACAGTTCACACTGATGAACATACATAGGTAAGCTCACTTTTCTGACTTGAATGAGTCATTCTGAGCATAAACAAATATAATCATAATAAAATCTACTGGGATAAaatccatctttacaaccatactGGTAGTGAAATGTATTGTGCTGTGTAGGTGCTGTATCACTTAGTTCAGTTTCTCAACCTGCTTCTTTTGTGGTTTTCACAGGGAAGTTGATGAGAGAGAGCTGCAAACAGCGGTGTCTACAAGCCTACTGGAACCTACAAAAGGATTATAAGGAAGGAACACAAGAACTTTAAGAGACTGCTCATATGTGTCAGAGAGATTCTGCTCTGACAACTGAGCTGAACTTTTATCTGTTAAGATTGTGCATGGCACGACAGAAAGTTAATGTTCCATGGCTTTTTTTTCTATGAAGAACCCAGAGAGGGTTATttagttattatttatttcctgtttttttCTATGAAGAACCCAGAGAGGGTTATttagttattatttatttcattaatagTGTTATTATTTGTTTCCTGACTTTTTTTCTGTAAAGAACCTGGAAAGGGTTATTTGGTTGTGTGGCTTTCTggaaaacaatacattttttaagcTCCCCTACGATCGTCACACTTTTTCTGTTACAAACTGACACCGGCCCCCCATCAGAGAAGGGAAAAGTTGTGTGGCCCTCACAGGAAAAAGTTTGGGGACCCCTGCTTTAGTTCAAACTCTCCTGGGGTGTATTCGTTACGGAAACCGTTGCAGAACCAAACGGAACAGGGacggacctacctgaatttgtccaatataaaCTAATGTTTTACATTTGCAATAAACAGTTTCTGTTGTATattgttttgcaacagaatcggtgTAATGAATACTCCCCTGGAGTGGTCCCTAGTGTCATTTAAACTCTTTAAATCTCTGACCTTAGTCTGTTTACCCTACAGTGCTCTGGTTCCCCTTAACCCTGCGTGCAAACAGACTTTGGTACAGTAATTCTTATGCAATCACATTTTTacgttttagtcatttagcagacactcttatccagagcgacttacaggaacaattaggggttaagtgacttgctcaagggcacattgacagattaatattttcttcttcttcaccTAATCATCTCAGGCATTCGAACCAACAACATTTTGTTTGCTGGTCCAATgttcttaactgctaggctacctgccgcccccaatcAGAATCACCCAAATTTTCAGTTTATCTTCTGTTTCTGAGACCATGGCAAAGCAACAAACAAGTTTGAAAAATCCAATGCATGAGAAACACAGCACGTACTGCAGCCTTGTCCGGCAGTTGAGTCGCAATAGTGCGGATTGCCTCCCATTGAAAATGAAAGGACTTCTGCCGGAACGCATACAGTTTAACGCAGTTGGTTTGCACGGGGcttatgtattttatttttttatccacgTTTTTTCCTTTAGACCAACCTGCCCATCTTCAAGCTGAAGGAGTCTCGTGTGCGGAGAAGGTACAGCGACTTTGAGTGGCTCAGGGGGGAGCTGGAGAGAGATAGCAAGGTGAGCCATCTATGGGGGGTGTAAAGCAGTCTCGGTACACTTTAAACAGGAAAAGGGAAAtccaaacagagaaacagaacagTAAAACCGCTCACTTGGTTTATGccactaatgtgtgtgtgtgtgtgtgtgtgtgtgtgtgtgtgtgtgtgtgttgctctcagGTGGTGGTCCCCCCTCTCCCCGGGAAGGCTCTGTTCAGACAGCTTCCGTTCCGAGGGGACGATGGGATATTTGACGATTCCTTCATCGAGGAGCGGAGAGCTGGGCTGGAGCAGTTCCTCAACAAGTGAGTTTACACAGTCATCCCTAGATCCTCTGCTTCCTTGAATCAGGGTGTTGTTTTGTGATATTACTACTTTTTGATTGATGTCAGGCGTGTGAGAGCGTGCATGTAGGCATGTGTGTTTGTTAAACATATCAATGTAGACACTTTCAGCTCAATCTTAACCTTAGGAGTCTATGAAACACTTAACATAAATCAGTTGATCAATTAGATTCCCTCTCTCGGTGTTGTtaagactgaacacacacagccAGATATGTCGTCTCCCCCCCCTCCTTAATTCTCCTTCATAATTACCTGGTAAACGAACAAGAAGTGTGTCCCTTAGTACTTCCTACCTtcctacatttgttttattttagaTGTGTAATTTATGATAATTGTGTCTCAAATTACAGCAAGTGGTTTCCTGAGGCATGGTGTGTGCACCCCTGCTTATTTTTTACCCCAAGGTGTTCTCACCCCCATGTAGAGAACAATAAAAGTTAGTGGGACTGTAATTATTTGCTTTGATTGCAGACTTGGCTATTATCTTTGTTTCATGTGCAAATGTGGCGAATGCTACCTGTTAGAATATTAAGTATGTAAAACCATACATTGGTTTTTCAAGGGAGCTGAGAATATGTTGGTAATtaagatttttttatttgtatttttctttCAATTAAATGCTACTGTTGATCATAGCATTGTTTAGACTTAATAGCTGCACAGTGGAATGGAGCTGGTTCGCTCTGCTGTTTTATAATCTGTGATTGAGTGCATTGTGAGAGAAACCCTTTTCCTGGAGGTAAACACCATTATCATTTGTAAACAAcccagcagaggaggagagagcagcacaGGGAAGTTTGGAGGGAAGTTAGTCGGCCATGTTGTTCAAAAACGAAAGGTGAGATTTGTCATCAGACttgggatggaggagtggggacagggtCGGGTGTGATTTAGAGGCCAGGTGAGATACAGTTTAATTGAACCCTTTTTTTTGTTGGGGAGTGTTGGGAGGGGTGGGGCTCATTTAATGGCAAATGGAAGCCTCCTCAAATCCTCTGTCATTTTTCTGTTTGACCAGTACGTGAACCCTTGGTCATGCTTGGCCTTCAGAAATATTTCTCATTTTAGACTGTAGCTGAGAGTACGTAGGATGATGAGTACGTCAGTCATGGAAAATGGGTCTATCTTTCAATTGTTTATTTCTTTCCCCCTTATTTTCTTTTCTCTCCCTTTTACTTTGCTTCTATCCCTTACCCTCTACCTGACCTCAATGGTAATTCTTGCTCTTAATCAAATTCTCTGGCTCCAGATGTAACATGGAGACTTAATCAATTGCCACTTTAAAATAACAGTTAGTAAAGATGCTCCCTATTCCCTTTCAATGACCATCAGACATAGATCAGTGGTCTTCCAAAATGCACCTGACTTGACCGTTTGGACATTGAAAGACATTGAAAACAAACCTGCTGAAAATGTGGGCACATTTTGTTACCCTCTTGAAAACTTTTCAGTTTTATAAATCaggtgaaaaggagactggagtAGTTCTTGACTGTCCAATTATGGTCAATGTCTCTCGCGGTGCGCTCTCATGGAAGCCTTATTTATGTTCCTTATGAGAACGAAGAGGTATAAGTAAGGAAGTCATTATGGTCAAAGATTGTATTGACAATTTTTCCAGAAATAAAATGTATGAACAGAATGTGTTCTTTGTTAGCATGTACTTTGTAACCATGTCAGACAGACTGTAACAACAGGTATTCATAACCTCTGTCTCGCCCTGTCTTGTGTTTTCAGAGTGGCTGGTCACCCTTTGGCTCAGAACGAGCGCTGCCTGCACATGTTTCTACAGGACGAGTCTGTGGACAAGACCTATACCCCCTCCAAAATACGACAAGCCTAAGAGCAGGACCACCGCTCGGCCCGGCCCACAACCCAAAGCTCTCTCTACTGCTAACGGTCCTACTCTGCTCTGACCAAAAACACTTCTATGATCTTCACTCTTTCATTTGTAAtcactttctttctgtctttttaTTTCCGTTTCATTAGTGATCTCATGTAATGGTTGTTTTCAACTCTCGATTGGATGAAACTAAGAAATGGTCCCGATGTAATTGTGGTTGAAaataatttatatattttttttttgtctcaaAATACCACTAACTTTGGTATTTGACATTTATCTGTATTTATCAGTTAGGTATGTCTTGGATATTTTAATTTTAAAGAAATATAAAAAATACCTTTCCATGTATGCAAACCTCATGTTTAAACCCCATACATTAAGCACTGTTTCCAC
This genomic window contains:
- the snx3 gene encoding sorting nexin-3, with amino-acid sequence MADTIADTRRLFSKPQNLNDAYGPPSNFLEIDVSNPETIGVGRTRFTTYEIRLKTNLPIFKLKESRVRRRYSDFEWLRGELERDSKVVVPPLPGKALFRQLPFRGDDGIFDDSFIEERRAGLEQFLNKVAGHPLAQNERCLHMFLQDESVDKTYTPSKIRQA